The following nucleotide sequence is from Solanum dulcamara chromosome 7, daSolDulc1.2, whole genome shotgun sequence.
GAGTATGGGGGTGGTGGGATGGAGCATAAGGGGAAGATGAGATATGATGGAGGGTGAGAGGGAAGACGCAAATCAATGTGAAAATGTTATTTGTAGaacttattttttctattttcactgagaaagtcattttcctcatctttaaaaaaacttatttttctatagaaaatatttttcaaaaatttaaactTACCAAACATATGAAAATTGACTGAACACACCCATAAATCATAATGATCACTTCTTCAATTCACCTTAGAATGTACGAACTACAATAAAAACAATTTACAAATTATAGTAAACAGATGTATTTCAATGTACATTTGTTCTGCCTACATTTACCGTTAGACCTTAATGCATTGGAGCCCAGAACACTTTGCTAAGTAAAATTTTAGCCCAATACATTTATAGCTATATATTGAAAACAAACATGCAGGAGAAGTTGTCCAATTCAAATGTTTGATACTTTTCAGAGTCAGGATTATATAATCTGTGTTGCATTTCCAAACCGATTCGAGTTCCCGGTTGTGTAAGCTGCTATAACATCTTATCTAACAGACCATGTAATATAGCTTTTCTATACTCTTCTGCCTTTGCATGGACAAGAAGGATTGTCCTCTAAACTGGTAAATTGCTCTCTCTTTTCCAAAACTTTATACACCCTCTTAACCTGGACCACATGCCAACTTTCGGCGATGCTTCAGACAAATCCATAGGTTCCTTAAATTTTGCTTTCTCACTTAATTCTTTGAATGAGTCTACTACGTTTTGAAGTCTTGCAACAAATTCTATGAGAAGGGATGTGAACGTTGCTAAAGACAAAGCACTGGCACTTTCATATGTCtttgattcttcttcttcttcgttctcTTCCACCTCCTTTAGTGCATCATTATCTTTAGGCAGAGAATGTGTTGTCCGGCATTTTGGTTTCTCCACCGCGTTTTCTGGTATTACTCCTGCAGTTTGGTTGTCATTACTAGCCAAGTTACACGAACTATTATCCCAACTTTTTGAGGTAAGGATGGAGTCGATGTTGATGACTGTTTCACTTTGAGACCTGTGATGTTGAAAGGAGTTTCGGTCCTCATCCATGCTTACAAGCTCATGGGGAATATCCACCACTGTGGCTCGTGTTCCAATTTCCCAGTTTTCAGCATTGACGAAAAGATAAGATTTCCGATCCACCTTTTTTTGCAACTCTTCTGCTGCTTCATGCACTTCATAGAGAATGTCCACTGACCCCAACTTCTCCATCTTTTTCACTTTCTCCCCAAGTTCTCTCAACACTTTGGCACTTGCTGTACCTACTCTCTGAAGCTCATTACGGAAAACCTGTCTTCTTTCGGCAGGCGCCTGCATGTGAAAAATATTTGGTAGTCATTTTCTCTGATAAAGAGGTCATAGCATTACCAAATAAAGTGGTATAACTGAGACATCTGAATATGCAAGCTCTTGAACCAAACAATATTAAACCAATAAATAATGCATATATAGCAGCAACTTAACTTTTTTTCCCCTTCCTTTTGTAATGGTGGTGTCCAGGTTTAGACATTCAACTCGACTATCACACCAAATACCTACTGGCTGCTACCTCCCATCAGAAGTTACCGGGTAACTCTGTCCACAGCTTGAGCAACAACTTAATTTTATAACTAAGATGATTTACAACGAGGGAATACATGACATGCTTCCTTAGATTGTAATACTGCTGAACATGTTATGTCGGTGCCTCACTTTGGCTGAAAGGAAATGAAGACATTCCAACATTTATTTCATCTATCTGCATACATCTCCTCACAGTTCCAGTAAAAGGGGAGCAAAAAATAGCATCGGTCAGTAATGGATGAATGATTAGAAAAAAGGTTTCCTGTCATCTAGTCCCCTTGATGAAAACTGCAGCATTGCACATGCTGCGAGCATTACCATGTAAATTTGCTTTTACAGATATTTTTCCTTCATTACAATTGAAAGGAAAAGCATTAAAAATAAGAACCACATACACTCATAAATATGAAAACTGAGGAATAACTTAGATTCTTCTAGCTAAAATATCAGAGGCACATAACTACAGGAGAACTTTTAAATAAGGGTAAGCAATGACTTCGAACTAAATAAGGGATTTTACTCAATAATAAGTGATGCATTTAACAGAGCACACAAAATTTTCAGAGTTACAGAGAGATGTCCAAAAACAAGGGGTGTCAATTTAACAATTCAGGCAAGAACAGTCATACGTATTGCTTCTCCACCAAATAGCAACAATAATTCTTTACCTAATCTTTTTCAAGCATAGCGGTTAAGTGTGCACCAAGTGATAATAAGTCATCAAAGAATTTAGTTACACTCAGTGAGTACTCTGCCTTTCAGGGTTAATTTTTCCACAGAGAAAAGGATGCCCTAATTTAGCACCCCTGTTTTGTACATTTATAAAAAGATGGTAAGTTTTGCATGGAACAAGCTCCGTTATTCACTTCCATGTTTGATGATGGTGAAGCAGAACCATTTTAAACTTTTTGTTACCGGAGAGATAGAGTACATGATCgatttttaaataattcatCTCCTAATGATAGTCTAACATGCATGCATGCCATTTATAATGCCAAGTTATATTCTCAAACAATGAAGGACCCTAATACAGATTTTAATCTTAATATATGATTGTTCTGAAGTATATACACCTATTACAAGTATAATAAGTTTGGCTCAATTCTATACATGACAACAACCATAGGCTGCATATTATCAGGGAATAGAAGAGCTAAGaaacttcaattttcaattttccCTCTAGTACTTCATGCGCTGACCAGTAAATTAAGTGAATATAATTATTACACAGGGACACAGCATAACTATGATTAGTACTGCAAGCAATTGCTAGCAGTtaacccctccccccccccctttcAGAAGCAAAAAAGAATCGATAAAAGTTTTTATGCACAAGTTTCAGTGAAGGGGTCTATGAATCGTTATAAAACTGTTTCCAGAGAAATTTTTTCACTGGCTAGGAGAATAAGTAATCTAGCGATAAAAAATGAATATGGTAAGAGAATACTATATGATGCACTCTACAAACTCAGGATTAGTAGGAAAGTTGGAAAAAGGAGTAGAGAAATTACCTGTATTTCAGATAGTATACAGCCGTGCAGGGCCATAACCATGAAAGCGCAATACCTTAATGCACCGCTAACTTTGACATAGTTTTTCCAAGGATATTTAATCATCTTGTATGGACCATGGGGTGGCTCCCAGATTGCAAATGCTACCTGCGGCATCAAAGTAAGGACATCTGGCTAGcgaaattttgagaaattacaAATATATGTGCAAGAATGTTTAAGCACATACCAGAGCTTCCTCTTGGCTTATAGATTCTACTGCTGATCTATAGCCATTGTAAATTGGATCATCAGCTGCTTGGTAAGTAAGAATTTTTGAAGGGATTCTCTTACATTCGACACAGTTCAGATATTCACTGATACAACCTGCAAAGATTTCAATTTCACCAACCACGGAAAGAGGAAGTGGAGGGGTAGGGGTCTTTAGAAACAATTTAATTCTAAAATCCCATCTCGAGAAAGTAACAACCATCTCATAGGTTGAATTACCTTCTAGTGAAGTTGCTATATTGATGAAATTCTTCACCACCAGATTGTGAAGATCCTCACCAGCCCAGATGGGATATACACATATGTTCACAGCTAAAGAAACACTAGCACCGAGTGCAATGAGCAAAAACCGACTTACAGCTGTTTGAATAAATTCTCTTGTGTGATAACCAGATACCATGATGAAACAATACGTTATCAGGAAAACTCGGAAACCATATTCATAGGGCTTCATTGCCGGGTACTGTTTTGCATATGTAATAAAAAAACCTATAAACGCCAAACAAACTGCAGTCAGCAAGGTACAAATATAACAAAGAGATGAACATCAATTCACACATATAAGTCATGAGTACTGACAGAAAAATCAGACCTGTTATGAATATACCAATGACTATAACAACTTCTTCCCAGTCTCCGGCCAACTGAGACAATTCAGCCATTGCAAGAGCAAGTCCTCCAGCTGATAGTGTCCCAAGCCCACGATTAAACCCTTTGCTTAGAGTGGCTCCTGTGGACAGTTCAAAACATGTATCTGTATAAAAAGTATTCATACAAAGCTATACAGAAAACAAATAAAGCAGTAGCCAGGGGTTGAAAGGTACAAAATGCAAACAGAAATACTAATTATACTGTGGCAGATATGGGTGTACAATGATAACTAATGAAATTTCTCAGCTAAAATGCTTCCTGCTTGCAATAATAGTAACCACCAATGGAATACATTGAAAAAACTAGAAaagataaaatgaaataaaacgAAAGCATTTATCACATGTGCAACAGGTTGTCCCATGCTTTTGTAAAACCATATGTATACACAAAACCAGAAGCATAAACAAGgaaattttcttttgttgaaTCTGTTGGGAGTACACTTGGAGAAAGAAGGGTGAATACTGACTGCCTAGTAACCGCAATTGAGGATGCCCGCAATACTATTTCCTCTTTTAGGTCAATATCCCTGCGTGAATCTTGTATGCATTATCACCTTTTCAGTAATTCATTTTATATTGAAATCATAACCACTCCTTAATAACCGAAGTCACCCTTCCTTTAGAAATCAGTCTAATGCTTATATCCCCCAAAGAAATCATATTTAGCAATAACTTTGCTTGAAAACTAAATTGATCTGTATGTGAATCATCCTAAGCAGGACAAATTTATATACAGAGGAAGaaaccccaccccaccccttGGTCATTCTCCCATTCTAACTTAGTTTTCATAAACAAGATTGTATAAGCAGCCACAAAAtgcataataattttttttttaaaaaaaaaacagccACTAAATGGAAACTAAAAGTTGATATAATAATCCATCTCTCAGAAGGCTCCCTCTAAAAATAACACGCAGACACTAATAAATGGAAAAGGAACATTGCTCATAAAAAGGCCACAAAAAAAGTTCACACATGTCAATCTTTAATcccaaaaatgaaaaacaaaaaaatgtttGGCCCTACTTCTATCTGGGAAACTTGTATCTATTTATTTAGATTAAAAAATCGACTTGTTCAAAGCTTTTAAGTGCTCTTTTTTCTCTACAGTTACAATGAGTAAAAACATATCTTCTTTCGAATTAGCACTAATGTTAACATCTTTCAGGCATACATTTATCAAATAACTGCACAAAATAGACAAACAGAGAGTAACAGGAAAAGGGAAAAAGTACAACACATACCAATACTGAACTCGAAAACGACGACGACAGTAAGAATTGCCCATACAGAGTATTTACTGAGCTCTTCAACCGGCTCCTTAAAAAAGATTAACAAAGATATGAGCATCAATGCCAAACCCATCTTCGCGGAGAAGATGATCTTTCTCGGGTCGGTTCGACCCATCTCCATCGCCTTCACGTATACTCTTTTCCAATCCTTCCATAGCTCAGAAAACTTCTCCCGGAAAGAAGAACAACACCCAGAAGTTTCTTGGTAATCAAGATTGTGCCGGAAACCAGGTAATTCAGTGTAATCAACACCGTTGCATGAAGAAAGAAGCCTTTCTCTTACTCGTTTGTCATCAAAACTCTTCCTGAAGGAGCTCAATTTCCTcaccattcttcttcttcttcttcttccggTAATATGGGCATAGAAAGTCTAGAAAACTGAGCAAGTGTGCCCGGAGAAAAGCGaatgaaaaaagaattttttatgTCGACTGTTTACCTTAAACGACGTTGTAATTGGTAACCCTTATTAAGCCGCGTGGAAATTGGTAGGACCCGACTTTTCTCTTTCCAACGAATCAGATATTGGGCTGCTCCTGTGGGGGCCCATGTTTGGAAATTTCGTGAAATAGCTACTCTTTTTCCCGTTCCCTTGTCTTCTTTCTTACTCCTCCTCGTATTAATTGTATTAATTGTCGAcgttattataaataattattttcaattgcttgttcatttataaaattaattaatttttttgttgtaattaattcttttcaaaaaaaatataaagagttttgtatgattttaattttttttatttaagacGTATATTAGTAaaactattctttttatttatgacTTTTTAAGAAGCGTGtaaaaaaataactaatatgaaatagaaggaatacctttctttttttttctgagAAAATTTAGTAAATAGTGCTACTATTGCATAAATTTTGCAAAACTAGCGAAATTTTATTATAGATCAAGACATAGCAatattttgatttcaaaatatagcAAAATACATGTATGTGTCTGAGCAGTGGTGGCTTATATTTTTAGATACACAAACACATGTGTATAAGTGTTTATATGCTATAAAATTACATAATCTCATTATGTTAtgcaatttttttcaaaagtaccactataaaaagtaatatatggatcgagaTCACTAGTTCAAATaacttttccttttcttttgatAGTAGTAGAAATTGATTTCTTGCTGTCTCTTttcaatttataatattttagatGTTTCAAAACATTTATCACTATTTTCTTAAGTATTACATGTATTCATTTTTCACTATCCACTagccatatatgtatattgctCCCTTCATATAATAACTGTTTATTAATTGGGTTACCATAAAATAACTATAGTTAAATTTGTTTGCACTAATCAGAAACTGTCAATTTAATTGAGGCACACACTTATTCTGTGTGtcttctaatatatatatatatatagttttacCTTTTCGGCAAACAAAGGTCATATATACAACAAACATCGAAGGCAGCAATATGTAAATTTTGAGTGCTATTAATAATGAATAATCAAACCACCATATAAATGATTGTTGGGCAATCCTCTTTCGTAGGCACGTCTTTCGGGAAAGTTATCAACTTGATGACATATGAGTTCTAATTATGAATGATAGTATATAACTTATAAGATACTAAACATATATAGTTGATCACAATGCATTATGGAATTGAATCTTGAATAGTTGATCACAATGCATCAATCTGGTGACCACTTAATTCATCTTTTCTAAAACTTTAATGACCATGAATTATCTTGAGAATTtgtatgcttataatatgttAATTTGAGATACATAAATTGACACTTTGTCCTAAAGTATATCCTTAGCCGCATTTTTTCGCATTATATTATTCTATTTTGAGGATGGTAAAATTAGttcatgataaaaatataatccGTCAAATTTGCCTAAGTTTGAGTTGTTATTAATTAGCTCATTTAGTATTTCAGCCCAAATTTGTCCACAAATATAGAGCTAATTAACCTAGAGAAATCCTATCAAAGTATTTtcgggaaaaatatttttattatttgatatgtTGTATAAAGTCATaacaaaaaatagttttattagGTACACTAACAAATTACTATAAAAGAgccaattaaaaatatttatgacttaGTAAAAATTAGACGAGTTGGATATATTATGACccacatttttatttatttggctCAATCCGTTTTAGCCCAACTGACTTTTGGATGAATGAACAACATACTCATTAATTAACTTAATCGAATTTTGATAATCCTCTCAAACTCAATTTAACTCGTCCACTTGACAATTTTAATTGCACCAATATCTTCATGACCATTTTAATCTATATTAGGAATGATAAAATTAGCCATGCAAACATGATTGCCTTAGACCGTTATGCGTCAAGTTTAGGTGGATTAATGTTTCATTTACTAACTTATTTTTATCCGTTTAAATTTAATTCAATCCGTGCATTTAGAACCTTTAATCTCCCCATTAGTACATAACACGATGTTTCACACTTGGCCTTTGGATAAGTTGAAAGCCAGACAAGAAGATACTGTATGTTACTTTTTAcaattcatcttcttctttttttaattatatatttgtcACCAAGTACGCCATAAAGAGAGGTTGGTAATTCTATTTTTATCACTAGTACGAACGTTAGGAAAACTCCttattatatgtattttttaaaaataaaaataaagtagaTGGTAGGTGTTGGTTTACTTGTTTCCTGGACCGTTTCGATCATAAAACtactaaaataattatttgggTTCCAAATTTTTTACGGCCTCAAatttttccatatatatatatatatattatttgtttactttatttaatGTGGAGGTCGttgtaataattgagaaattgaataatatttaattaattatagcatttttttttacatgacTACCTATTTtgttaagttatttattttttggtggTTATCATGAACCACATTACAATTCTTACatttaccttttttattctCCAATCAAttttattatctcattattgaatattttaacGTCTACCAAATGATCAAACATTTTGTATTACGCAAAATCAAGTTTCAACCCAAAGGAAACTTAATCGCcagtaggggtgtacatagaTCGGGctggttcagattttttacaaaccaaaccaaaccatttgtgtcgggttattaaatctataaaccaaatcaaatcaataaaagtcgggtttttcaatattaatttttctcgggttttcgggttttttcgggtttttcggatttCTCAGTTTTTTTTGGGTTAttcggatttttcatagtatctaataaaaagcatagagcagtgcttcttaaaaagagttctagtacaaaatatcaacatataagatggacgCAGAatactgtttgaagttttaactttataagatgagctttttttgtatattatttagatgggcttctcaagtccaaatataaatgtaagaa
It contains:
- the LOC129894947 gene encoding aluminum-activated malate transporter 9-like, encoding MVRKLSSFRKSFDDKRVRERLLSSCNGVDYTELPGFRHNLDYQETSGCCSSFREKFSELWKDWKRVYVKAMEMGRTDPRKIIFSAKMGLALMLISLLIFFKEPVEELSKYSVWAILTVVVVFEFSIGATLSKGFNRGLGTLSAGGLALAMAELSQLAGDWEEVVIVIGIFITGFFITYAKQYPAMKPYEYGFRVFLITYCFIMVSGYHTREFIQTAVSRFLLIALGASVSLAVNICVYPIWAGEDLHNLVVKNFINIATSLEGCISEYLNCVECKRIPSKILTYQAADDPIYNGYRSAVESISQEEALVAFAIWEPPHGPYKMIKYPWKNYVKVSGALRYCAFMVMALHGCILSEIQAPAERRQVFRNELQRVGTASAKVLRELGEKVKKMEKLGSVDILYEVHEAAEELQKKVDRKSYLFVNAENWEIGTRATVVDIPHELVSMDEDRNSFQHHRSQSETVINIDSILTSKSWDNSSCNLASNDNQTAGVIPENAVEKPKCRTTHSLPKDNDALKEVEENEEEEESKTYESASALSLATFTSLLIEFVARLQNVVDSFKELSEKAKFKEPMDLSEASPKVGMWSRLRGCIKFWKRESNLPV